ACCAACACCCGCACGGACGGCGCGGCACCGGCTTCGAGGCCGAGCATGCGCCTCCTCCTCCTATCCTATGCGTAGCCCCAGGACTAGTCATTTTACTCTGCTCCGCTCCCACTAGCACTGGAGTATTTTGTTGCCTTGTGTGTAAAATTTCTGGTGCTCCCGTcttctcgatcccctcctcccctccatgctcaagacctcacCTTGGAATGGGGACCCTCATCGGAAAAAGAAATGGAAGCCCTCCATTTTTACACCAAGGGGGTGGATaatctcctcctcccccgccttgtATAAAAGGGCCTCCTCCTCGGCCTAACTCCTCCAGTCCAGAGCAACACTTGTTGCCAACACAGGCACCACCAGCTCTGCTCTGCTCTGCCTGCCTCTTGAACCAAAACAGAGCATCCAAGAGGAGGCGGTggcagaggtagaagaagaagaagatggcgctCCTCCTCTTGGTGCTGGTCGGCGTTGTGGTCGGCGTGGTGGTGGCGAGCAGCCTGCTGCTGAGGTGGAACGAGGTGAGGTATGGCAACGGCCGGAGGAAGGAGGGCCGCTTGCCGCCGGGGACAATGGGGTGGCCGCTCTTCGGGGAGACCACCGAGTTCCTCAAGCAAGGGCCATCCTTCATGAAGCAGAGGAGGCTCAGGTATGCATGCTTTACTCGATGGTGGTACATTCTTGCGTCTTCTTCCTCGGATTACTAGCTTGCGAGTAGCTACTACTGTCTTCAGTCTGGACATGTCGCTTCGCCGGGATTTGGGGGATTTTGTTGGACATCAAGTTGGTTGGTTTGTGCTGTGGGGAACTCGGCTGCAAATGGATCCAATAATAGAGAACCACTCACTCTGTCCTTGCCGCTCTGGCGCTTGGGCAGCAGTAATAGAAGTGtagtcctagtagtagtactattgttAAGAGAGAAATTGCAGTTTCTTCTATTTTTCATTATCAGCAGAGCCTTCTTTGTCAAGCGATTTTTAGTAGTAATTAGTACTTCCCCTGTTCATCTTATATTTAtcctccgtcctataatataagagcgtATGCGGGGGAGCGCTATGTTACCAAAAAGTTAGTAGTACCTCCTGCACTACATGAATCCATAAACTATGGAAATGCGCCGGTTTGGCAGCTGCTTTCCGGTTATGATGAAAGGTGATCTGGAGAGGAGGAGTATCACTAGCTTTTCGCTGCTTGTCCCCCAAAAGCTCACTCACGCACACGCTCACTCATCACTGTTCCAGCTCCCAAAGTACCATTTCGGttgtattttatgatactacagaTCAAAAGAGAAACACCTACCAGCTAAAAATATTGTTGCTCCTGCGTAATGATACTGTCTGCTTGCTTGCCTGCCTGCCATCAGGAAGAACAGTGAATCTTTAGCATAAAGCTTTTTCTTTAACGAGGAATGTTAGCATAATCCCATGCATAATGATAATCTTTGCTTGGGAATCTTAGCAATAAACTTTTCTGAGCGAGGAACTAAACTGGTGGTGCGCTGCTGCAGGTACGGGCGGCTGTTCCGGACGCACATCCTGGGCTGCCCAACGGTGGTGTGCATGGACCCGGAGCTCAACCGCCGGATGCTGCTCCAGGGCGAGGCCGGCGGCCTCGTCCCGGGCTACCCGCAGTCCATGCTCGACATCCTCGGCCGCAACAACATCGCCGCCGTGCACGGCCCGCTCCACCGCGTCATGCGCGGCGCCATGCTCGGCCTCGTCCGTCCCGCCATGCTCCGCACCAGCCTTCTCCCCAAGATCGACGCCTTCATGCGCGACCACCTCAGCGGCTGGGCCGGCAGCGTCGTCGACGTCCAGGCCAAGACCAAGGAGGTCAGTCAGTCACAACAGAAATGCTCTGCTCTGAAAAAAATGGGTAACCAAGCTCATAATAGTATATCACAGAATATTTGATATATCACATGTAGGAACAAATAAAAATTCCAAAGTGGTTGTTGCAGAGCTTTAAAGTAGTATCTCCTTGAATAAACAGAGTATCACTTTGATTTTATTTTTTCCAAAGTGGTTGCCGCTTTTGTGGTTGTTGCAGAGTTTCATAGAAGCATCTCCTCTCTTTGCAGAgtttcatataagcatcatatcTAACTGACCTTCCCTTTGCCTTTCAGATGGCCTTGCTGTCCGCACTCAGACAGATCGCCGGCATAACCGCAGGCCCTCTCTCTGACGCCCTCAAGACGGAGCTATGCACCCTTGTGCTCGGCACCATTTCCTTGCCAATCAATCTCCCCGGAACCAGCTACTACCAAGGCTTCCAGGCTAGGAAGAAGCTTGTGTCCATGCTAGAGCAGATGATCGCCGAGCGGCGGTGCTCTGGTGAAGTGCATGATGACATGCTGGATGCTCTCTTGAGAAGCGGCAATGATGGGACCAGAGAGAAGCTCACTGATGAGCAGATCATTGACTTGCTCATCGCGCTCATTTACTCTGGGTATGAGACCATGTCGACGACCTCGATGATGGCCGTCAAGTACCTGTCAGATCACCCGCAAGCTCTCGAAGAACTCAGGGTATGTACAGACATACTCTGCAAATCAATTTTGATTCCAGAGAAAATTCCATGTGTTTCCGGAGTTTATTGATGACATTTTCACTTCTGAATGCAGAGAGAGCATCTTGATATCAGAAAGGGGAAATCGCCAGAGGAAGCCATCAGCTACGAAGATTTTAAGTCCATGGCCTTCACTCGAGCTGTAAGTAGAATTAAAAGTATAACAATAGAGGATAAAGTCAGACTAGGAATTTGGTATGAACAAGATCATGATGAACTGATGGATACATCTGTGCAGGTCATTTTTGAGACACTAAGATTAGCTACAGTTGTGAATGGGCTGCTGAGGAAAACTACTAAGGATGTAGAAATGAATGGTGAGATATGCTTGGAAATTAATCCTACCAATTTACCATTTTCTAGGCAAATGTTAAGTTAGTTCTAAAGCAGCATTATCGATTTCTTCCAGGGTATGTCATTCCAAAAGGGTGGAGAATCTATGTTTACACGAGGGAGATAAACTACGATCCATTCATGTATCCTGACCCAATGACTTTCAATCCGTGGAGGTGGCTGGTAAGTAAAAGAGCGAACAAATATGACCATCAAAACATCAGTACAACATCAGCAGAAGTTCTAACCTTTTGTTGCCTACTGAAAATGTACAGGAGAAGAACATGGAATCGCACCCGCACTTCATGTTGTTCGGAGGAGGCGGCCGGATGTGCCCCGGGAAGGAGGTGGGCACGGCGGAGATCGCGACTTTCCTCCACTATTTCGTGACCCGATACAGGTTTGTTCAACCTCTTCTTAGTCCACACTGATTCCATTTCGATGAACAGCTCCAGCGTTATTTACTGACATATACTTGGCATTGGTTTTGATGTTTCAGATGGGAGGAAGAAGGCAAGAACACCATCTTGAAATTCCCCCGTGTGGAAGCTCCCAACGGGCTACATATCCGGGTTCATGATTACTGATCTTGCAACATACATTTTGCAGAGTTTAGGTAGATATGGCCCTGACTGAGGCGACGAGAGTGCAATTCTGCGCCGATGGAAATATTAGATCAGCCTTGTAAGAAATAGGAAACATAGATATAGTGTAGGTATTATAGGTTTAGGAGGCAACTGATGTAGAAGGCCACAAGAGGCAACAATGTTCTTCTTTGTGATCAATTACATATGCATGATAAGCAGCACTAAACGTGTGTGATATGTCTGCTGGCTTCAATCTGATAAGCAGCAATTCATATGTGATATGTCAGGTAAGTTGAATCCGATAAGCAGCAACACATAAATGAGATGTGAGGTGACTTAAATCTGGTAAGCTGTACTACATGTTTCCTTACTGGGCTGGATTGCATAGAAGCGAAGGGCGACGGACACTTCGTGCCGTGACAACATTTTTGGTTGACATAGCAAATGGATTCTTTCACAAAAAATAAGGATGGAAGCCAATGACGAAAAGgccattagagcatctacagtcggataAGACAAATCAGATTGTGAACAGCCAGTCCTCAAATAATCACTTCCACAACCGGATACCACAATTTGGTGGAGTAATtgtattagatgcaggcaggagtcggtctatttttcatggacgtgatgcctatatatgtgatcattgccatgaataacatcataattatgcgtttttctatcaattgtccaacagtaatttgtgtacCCATCGTATGCTACGTTtagagagagaagcctctagtgaaaactatggcccccgggcctactTTTTAACATATttctaaaaccaaaaataccttgctgaaatttatttacttttctttcACTTTTTAATTTATCTATCCATCACAATCAGATTTAATCCTTCTaaataacgagttcaaggggattgacaaccctcttgccctgttgtgtgtgtaggtgctgctTACTAGGCATTCACTTGGTTCActtattggttcgataaccttggctcTCATCAAGGGAAATACTGaccgctactatattgcttcatcCTTCCTCTTCAGGAAAAATTCtaacacagctcacaagtagcagggagCGGCGCAGCGCAAGCTGGACggtcatctcctcctcggggccgcgtgggatgagctcggggtcgacggatctgGAGGTGTAGGACTCGAATCtgctgcccgccatgccggagaaggCCAGAGATCGCTGGACTGGAGCTTGGGTGGCCGAGTGGAGTGGTTAGGGTTTGGTCCGCGGAGCGGATGGGGACAAATATATGTGGGATCGGGTGGGAAAGTGTGGGTTGGGTCCGACGTGGTGGACGCACCCGGGTCTCCCCCTATccccccatatttgggctggatatgaggggtgcggGTTAGCCTGGGCATTTCAGCCAGTTTGAGGCGCCTGTCTAGGTCGGGTTTTTTAATCGGCTAGTGACCGAGCCGTCTGTCCGAACATACGAGGGGGATTTGAGGCGcccagttgtagatgctcttatactATGGTTCTTATTCCAATCGTTTATATAGTTTGTTCCCCTGTTAGGGCATCTTCCATGGCGACCCGCAAATTTCCTCCCACATCCGTCCACGGACAGGAGGCCCAGTCCACGGACACGGATGTGGCACGCACCATCCAACGCCACCCTCATACATTTAGACTACCATCCGAATTAACCGGACGAATTTGTGCAAACACAACCGTATTTCATTCAAGTTCGAATATAATTTACATAAACGGACGTCATTCACGCAAACACGGCGggttttcattacatttcaaacatttAAAATAAAAAACCACGACTGCCGCCGGCGTCCAAGCCCTTGTTGTTCCCTTCCTGGGACCACCTCCTCCATCCGCCATCTCCATGAGCACCAGTGATAGGACCCGTGAAATGAAGgtgtggtctccggcgaggaagagtagaacatgggagacggaCTGGCACACATAGGACACAAGGCCCTGCCACCTCCCgcgccctactcatcctcggaggagtccgcgACCTGCCCGTTGCCGGCAAACGTGAGGTCCACAATCGAAAGGGTGGCGCTCGCGCTGTCGTCGTCCCACTGGGCCGCCTGATAGTTCGTCGGCGACGCGTAGGAGTCGCAACTGGCAACGGACGCTTCCTGGCGAGCGGCGGCTTGAGCAAGGGCAACCTCGTAGATGGCACGCTGCTCTGCGACAAAGTTGGGGTATGCCGCGGCTATGGCCACCACGGCCTCCTTGTTCGCGCGATCGTCGTAGATTTGGCCCTCCGCCAGCCGGTGCTGCTCTAGGAGGAATAGGTTGGATCGCTATTCCTCCTACGCCTACTGGAACAGCGACATAGGCGTCGGCACACGCTGCACCTCCACCATGGCGGCGTTTTAGTGCGTCTGCGCTTGTTCCATGGTGAAGTCAGCGTGCACAGGCGCGGATGCCGGGGTGGTGTCGTCGGAGTCTGTCTCCATCGTGggctcgtcctcgtcgtcggagACCTCGGGGAGCTGTCCGACAAGCCGGCCTCGATACCCCTGGCATGGCAGCTCTGCCAGGCGGCCGCAAGGGCGGCAATCTCATGCTTCATCTCCGTGGAAACACTCTCCCACAGAGATTCGCCACCTGTAGTCATGGCAGATGCGGTGCAAGGAAGGAAGATGGCGAGCGGCTTTTGTtgtgtgtaagggcatatttatccctaagttgttttggtgattgatgacaatgcttttgcggactaatcgtgtgcgttgagtgtttttcagagattcattcttttggcacgagacgatttcctcccctcggagcttaaagtgaagacggtgtagtcctttcggattagtttggtggactagtttcatagggatcaccgtactatcaagagggggtccgttttggaaaggctagggtggaatcatcacgtacacttcctttgcccctccctccgagcctttccgtttcgatgatgggtttggttctcctttctttgtgccctctctggtcccagcggtagtaccgcgggccagagcggcagtaccgcttgggtgctacaagcgatagtaccgctctggagcggtagtaccgcccagagcagtagtaccgctagtagccccatgtgtgtactatctctggtcccagcggtagtaccgcgcgacggagcggtagtaccgcttgggtgccacaagcggtagtaccgctctgggcgcggtagtaccgctccagagcagtagtaccgctagtggccccaagccgtagtaccgcggtggtctcgtgctagtaccgcctcgattcgagggctcctttttcgtgtcgggttttacggtactggccgcggctgtggggggccgtagtaccgctcctgtgcggtagtaccgccctccctccgcggtagtaccgctgtgggccaagcggtagtaccgcgctttggggcggtagtaccgcttatagtggcaagcggtagtaccgatggcacaacggtactaccgctctcttcggggcagaagggggtaacggttggtttgttccccccactatataaaggggtcttcttccccaaagttgactcacctcttcccccaaaagctccattgttgctccaagctccattttcgcccgatctctctccctagccaatcaaacttgttgatttgctcgggattggttgagaaggccacgatctacacttccaccaagagaaatttgattccccccacttatccctagcggatcttgttactcttgggtgtttgagcaccctagacggttgaggtcaccgcggagccatagtccattgtggtgaagctttgtggtgtcgttgggagcctccaattaagttgtggagattgccccaaccttgtttgtaaaggttcggtcgccgccttcaagggcaccaatagtggaatcacggcatctcgcattgtgtgagggcgtgaggagaatacggtggcccttgtggcttcttggggagcattgtgcctccacaccgctccaacggagacgtacttcccctcaaaaggaaggaacttcggtaacacatcctcgtctccaccggctccactcttggttatctcgttcctttactttcgctagtttacttgtgttatatctcttacttgcttgcgtgcttgttgtcgttgcatcatataggttgctcacttagttgcatatctagacaacctattttgatgcaaagtttaatttggtaaagaaaagctaaaaattgttagttgcctattcaccccccctctagtcaactatatcgatcctttcaattggtatcagagcctcgtctctttattaaggactttaccgtccaaagagtatggttgacgtcgtagacggtgcggaggagcactccggtgagaatccagtctcgtctacgggagatgggggaaccgcggtctctcgtgaggaattcaatgtggcgttggacacattgaaaacctccatgacgaccaaggtcgaaagcatgttgaataaattcttagaagggcttaaacttaccaccgcaccgttgaaagtgggtgatcccgctaacaaggtgacggatgctacctccgacaagggggaagcttcgagc
This region of Triticum aestivum cultivar Chinese Spring chromosome 2D, IWGSC CS RefSeq v2.1, whole genome shotgun sequence genomic DNA includes:
- the LOC123050998 gene encoding cytochrome P450 85A1 isoform X1; translated protein: MALLLLVLVGVVVGVVVASSLLLRWNEVRYGNGRRKEGRLPPGTMGWPLFGETTEFLKQGPSFMKQRRLRYGRLFRTHILGCPTVVCMDPELNRRMLLQGEAGGLVPGYPQSMLDILGRNNIAAVHGPLHRVMRGAMLGLVRPAMLRTSLLPKIDAFMRDHLSGWAGSVVDVQAKTKEMALLSALRQIAGITAGPLSDALKTELCTLVLGTISLPINLPGTSYYQGFQARKKLVSMLEQMIAERRCSGEVHDDMLDALLRSGNDGTREKLTDEQIIDLLIALIYSGYETMSTTSMMAVKYLSDHPQALEELRREHLDIRKGKSPEEAISYEDFKSMAFTRAVSRIKSITIEDKVRLGIWYEQDHDELMDTSVQVIFETLRLATVVNGLLRKTTKDVEMNGYVIPKGWRIYVYTREINYDPFMYPDPMTFNPWRWLEKNMESHPHFMLFGGGGRMCPGKEVGTAEIATFLHYFVTRYRWEEEGKNTILKFPRVEAPNGLHIRVHDY
- the LOC123050998 gene encoding cytochrome P450 85A1 isoform X2, producing the protein MALLLLVLVGVVVGVVVASSLLLRWNEVRYGNGRRKEGRLPPGTMGWPLFGETTEFLKQGPSFMKQRRLRYGRLFRTHILGCPTVVCMDPELNRRMLLQGEAGGLVPGYPQSMLDILGRNNIAAVHGPLHRVMRGAMLGLVRPAMLRTSLLPKIDAFMRDHLSGWAGSVVDVQAKTKEMALLSALRQIAGITAGPLSDALKTELCTLVLGTISLPINLPGTSYYQGFQARKKLVSMLEQMIAERRCSGEVHDDMLDALLRSGNDGTREKLTDEQIIDLLIALIYSGYETMSTTSMMAVKYLSDHPQALEELRREHLDIRKGKSPEEAISYEDFKSMAFTRAVIFETLRLATVVNGLLRKTTKDVEMNGYVIPKGWRIYVYTREINYDPFMYPDPMTFNPWRWLEKNMESHPHFMLFGGGGRMCPGKEVGTAEIATFLHYFVTRYRWEEEGKNTILKFPRVEAPNGLHIRVHDY